The Nostoc commune NIES-4072 genome includes a window with the following:
- a CDS encoding helix-turn-helix domain-containing protein, whose protein sequence is MPHIQVLNPIEKQVLENIAATGSDEMIKRANILLELNRGENHKNIVKKLGIAKQTVTNWKKKWTSCTITSETLEDAIAKINNVLGVNAGRPKKCKSAEASKIVEISEWSKNRKPSRSKHHYHMQVAEEATRRGLPALSPRSIGRILEAQP, encoded by the coding sequence ATGCCTCATATTCAAGTATTGAATCCTATTGAAAAGCAAGTATTAGAGAATATAGCAGCCACCGGCAGCGATGAAATGATCAAGAGAGCAAACATCCTGCTAGAGCTTAATCGTGGGGAAAATCATAAAAATATAGTAAAAAAACTTGGTATAGCGAAGCAAACAGTAACAAACTGGAAGAAAAAGTGGACATCTTGTACCATAACATCGGAAACCTTGGAAGATGCGATCGCAAAGATAAATAATGTATTAGGTGTGAACGCAGGCAGACCTAAGAAGTGCAAGAGCGCAGAGGCGAGCAAAATTGTCGAAATCAGCGAATGGAGCAAGAACCGAAAACCCAGTCGTTCAAAGCACCATTACCATATGCAAGTTGCTGAAGAAGCTACTCGCAGGGGGTTGCCAGCACTATCACCAAGAAGTATAGGTCGGATCTTGGAAGCGCAACCCTAA
- a CDS encoding DUF433 domain-containing protein has product MQIRLYLDEDINVLVDEYILNGEPIMQGTHTSVRAIAETWRMGVLLEEILQCLPHLTLVQVFDA; this is encoded by the coding sequence ATGCAAATTCGCTTGTACTTAGATGAGGATATCAACGTTTTGGTAGATGAATATATTCTCAATGGTGAGCCAATTATGCAGGGAACTCATACATCTGTCAGAGCGATCGCTGAAACTTGGCGGATGGGTGTCTTGCTTGAAGAAATTTTACAATGTTTGCCTCACCTCACCCTGGTACAAGTTTTTGATGCGTGA
- a CDS encoding FAD/NAD(P)-binding protein produces the protein MNPSFLTAHTPTTIAIVGGGFSGSLVATHLLKTATQPLTIKLIERSDQIGKGIAYSTDTNCHLLNVSAGNMSAFAHDPAHLLRWLQHNRDELTAFFSEEVNASTFIPRKVYGLYIQSVLAEAEATAPSDVRLERFTDEVVGVQPEEKGAMISLRSGRCFAADRVVLALGNSPSAPPAIQNANSNNESYLRNAWSADALADLDTDAPVLLIGTGLTMVDMVLSLSDRQHRGKIYAVSRRGLFPLKHQAAQPYPSFLTPETSPKNVRDWLHRVRAEVEIAAAQGYDWRAVIDSLRPINQKIWQKLPTEEQQRFLRHLTPYWDVHRHRIAPRVANVVTEMLDSGQLTISAGRIREYQALPDGVAVTVCQRKTQTNHILHVRRVVNCTGVAADYRRSPHPLITDLRSQKLIRPNAIGLGLDTDTHGALYAADGNVSTLFYTLGTPRKGDLWETIAVPELRGQAQELSKALLQSLPARVRTIPTMPLLSERSAEIPQSTFLFRQFFDPATSSYTYLIGDRQTGDAVLVDPVLEQVDRDLESLDELGLKLRYCLETHLHADHITGAGKLSTGNRKKGSEIGEDSFC, from the coding sequence ATGAACCCTAGTTTTTTAACTGCCCATACTCCAACCACGATCGCTATTGTTGGCGGAGGTTTTAGTGGTTCTCTAGTCGCTACCCACTTATTGAAAACTGCCACCCAACCCCTCACCATTAAGCTGATTGAGCGTAGCGATCAAATTGGCAAGGGAATTGCCTACAGCACAGATACCAACTGTCATTTGCTGAATGTATCGGCAGGCAATATGAGTGCATTTGCCCACGATCCAGCGCATTTGTTACGTTGGCTTCAGCACAACCGCGATGAGTTAACAGCATTTTTTTCAGAAGAAGTCAATGCTAGTACCTTCATACCTCGTAAGGTCTATGGTTTATACATTCAATCGGTTTTGGCAGAAGCAGAAGCCACAGCACCCAGTGATGTGCGACTAGAACGCTTCACCGATGAAGTGGTAGGAGTACAGCCTGAAGAAAAAGGCGCAATGATTTCTCTGCGTAGTGGTCGCTGTTTTGCCGCAGACAGAGTTGTGTTGGCATTGGGGAACTCACCCTCTGCACCCCCCGCCATTCAAAACGCAAACAGTAATAATGAAAGTTATCTGCGGAATGCTTGGTCAGCCGATGCCCTAGCAGACCTTGATACTGATGCACCTGTGTTGCTAATTGGTACGGGGCTGACGATGGTGGACATGGTTTTATCTCTGAGCGATCGCCAGCATAGAGGTAAAATTTATGCAGTGTCTCGACGAGGATTATTTCCCCTCAAACATCAAGCGGCTCAACCTTATCCCTCCTTCTTGACCCCAGAGACTTCACCAAAAAATGTGCGCGATTGGTTACATCGAGTACGTGCTGAGGTGGAAATTGCTGCTGCCCAAGGCTACGACTGGCGGGCAGTAATTGATTCTCTGCGTCCCATAAATCAGAAAATCTGGCAAAAACTACCGACTGAAGAACAGCAACGTTTTTTGCGTCATCTGACACCGTATTGGGATGTGCATCGTCACCGCATTGCCCCAAGGGTGGCGAATGTTGTCACTGAAATGCTGGATTCTGGTCAACTCACCATCTCTGCTGGGCGGATTCGGGAATATCAAGCTTTACCTGATGGTGTAGCTGTAACCGTATGCCAGCGCAAAACCCAAACTAATCATATCTTGCACGTCCGCCGGGTAGTTAATTGTACAGGGGTAGCAGCAGATTATCGCCGATCGCCTCATCCTCTGATTACTGATTTGCGATCGCAGAAATTAATTCGCCCCAATGCCATCGGTTTAGGATTAGATACAGATACCCACGGTGCTTTATATGCAGCAGACGGTAACGTTTCGACGCTGTTTTATACCTTGGGAACTCCGCGCAAGGGCGACTTGTGGGAAACTATCGCTGTACCAGAATTACGGGGACAGGCGCAGGAATTATCTAAGGCATTGTTGCAATCATTACCAGCGCGTGTGCGGACTATTCCAACGATGCCTTTGTTAAGCGAGCGCAGTGCAGAGATACCGCAGTCAACTTTCCTATTTCGGCAATTTTTTGACCCTGCAACTAGTAGTTATACTTACTTAATTGGCGATCGCCAGACAGGAGATGCTGTTCTAGTCGATCCTGTATTAGAGCAAGTTGACCGCGATTTGGAATCTTTGGATGAATTGGGATTAAAACTACGCTACTGTCTAGAAACTCACCTCCATGCCGATCACATTACAGGGGCAGGCAAACTTAGTACAGGTAACCGTAAAAAGGGGTCGGAAATAGGAGAAGATAGTTTCTGTTGA
- a CDS encoding glycosyltransferase has protein sequence MSRILITTLGTLGDLHPMIAIALELRQRAHDVVFVTHQVYQSKIEGLGFEFHSMRPDFTAINDPQEMARMMDLKTGQEYMVRQWVNPNLRCMYADLHNVVKGADLIFSGEGVIVTPLVAEKLEIRWASSAMVPLSFFSVYDPPVLAPFPSLSKLYKLGPIVNRSIINFAKLVSNSWAEPIHQLRRELGLSPINYNPFIENRFSPYLVIALFSSVLGQPQADWPLNTVIAGFTFYDGSEDGTKLTPQLEQFLNAGEPPIIFTLGSAAVMAPGRFYEESITAAKLLNRRAVLLIDRNTPPNNLSEDIIAVSYAPYSQIFGRACAIVHQGGIGTTAQALCAGRPTLVMPYSHDQPDNAARVERLGEQRDFVRC, from the coding sequence GTGAGCCGAATCCTGATTACAACGTTGGGAACGCTTGGTGATTTACATCCCATGATTGCGATCGCGCTAGAATTGCGGCAACGCGCTCATGATGTAGTTTTTGTAACGCATCAAGTTTATCAATCCAAAATTGAAGGTTTGGGATTCGAGTTTCATTCAATGCGTCCTGATTTCACAGCAATAAATGATCCCCAAGAAATGGCGCGAATGATGGATCTGAAAACTGGACAGGAATACATGGTGCGTCAGTGGGTAAATCCGAATCTGCGCTGTATGTATGCTGACTTACATAATGTTGTCAAAGGCGCAGATTTGATTTTTTCAGGAGAAGGAGTGATTGTGACTCCACTTGTGGCAGAGAAATTGGAAATCAGATGGGCATCCAGTGCAATGGTTCCACTATCATTTTTCTCAGTTTACGATCCACCAGTTTTAGCACCATTTCCAAGTTTGTCAAAGCTGTATAAACTAGGGCCAATTGTAAATCGAAGCATAATCAACTTTGCAAAACTTGTTAGTAATTCGTGGGCAGAACCAATCCACCAACTTCGGCGGGAACTAGGTTTATCGCCCATTAACTATAATCCCTTCATTGAGAACAGATTTTCACCATATCTTGTAATTGCACTGTTTTCATCAGTCTTGGGTCAACCTCAAGCAGATTGGCCTTTAAATACGGTAATCGCAGGATTTACATTTTACGATGGTAGTGAAGATGGGACAAAGCTGACACCCCAACTAGAGCAATTTTTAAATGCAGGTGAACCGCCGATTATTTTCACTTTAGGATCAGCCGCAGTTATGGCTCCAGGTCGATTTTATGAGGAAAGTATTACTGCTGCAAAACTCTTAAACCGCCGCGCTGTTTTACTAATTGATAGAAACACCCCTCCAAACAACCTTTCAGAAGATATTATTGCCGTAAGCTATGCACCATATTCTCAAATTTTCGGGCGTGCTTGTGCAATTGTACATCAAGGCGGAATTGGAACCACTGCTCAAGCTTTATGTGCAGGTCGTCCAACGCTGGTAATGCCCTACAGTCATGAC